tttcagtatTGCTGTGGTTGCCATTACCATGCCAACCCCTCCAGACGGTCAAAGTCctgtcagttttttcttttttttaagcacTGCATTAAACCAAAGCTGTTGTTTTTGGTATCAGGAAGATGGCGTGTAGCTAGTCAGATCCATGGGACCATAGGCCCAGCCAGGGGCATTCTGTTTTACCCCGCTGTTCAAATTGGGATGAAGTAGAAAACAAATCAAGAGCTGTAAACTTTAATTGTAGAATTCAGGAGTCATTAGATCTTATCAGAAGATGCTGTGGGTTTGTGAGGAGGTACGCTTGATGAAATGCTTACTTGATGCAAAATATTGCAGAAAGCGGATGTTGGTTGACACTTTGATTTATCATCGTTTGGTGGAGCTTTGTAAAAATATCTATGAGCTAATGTCTGCTCAAGGTTTAGGTGAATGTACTGTTGTTCAGCAGAACTCCCAGCCCACATCTCCTTGTAATGctcatttatcaaaaaaaacaaaacttttttagtgttttatgtaGCATGActtttacagttgttttgtgttgttgggACTCACTTCCCCTAAATTGTTTCTTGCAGTAGCTGAAGTCACACTGCCCATGCTAGGATTTGTTTTTCACTTGTACTGGCTACACATGATTCGCTTAAGTGCCTTTGTAATTCTGTAAAATAGCACAGTAATCCTCATACCCAAATTCATGTATGCTATATATTTATGTAAGCCAGTATTCAGCTCCGTATATTTCTATAGGAAAGTTATTGGTTTATATAAGTTAATCCCCACCATACATGATGTTAAGCTCTGgtctatattgttttttttttgttttttaatgctgtttgtGACAGTAAAAGTACGATCACGCCATCGTGATTATCAAGTCGTAGGTTAAGGTTTGGTTAAGCCTCACTGGATTGGTCAAAAGTCAAAGTGTTTGGAAAGGGTTTCTGGGCCAAGACTTAGAGAACCCCTATTGTACCTTGTCCAGGAAATTAAAGATAACTGGACTTAATGGGCAGGCTTCAACATAGCTTAATGAAAAATGGTAGGACAGCAAAGTATCTATATAGATATTAGAGTTTAGGGATCAAACAGgctttgaaattattttatgttttaatttcCATTACACAGTTTTAGAATTTGGGTCAGGAATTTTTTTCCATACAGTCCCAACATTATGTTGGCAGTAAGGGTTTGTATTTTAGGTCTTTTCAGGCATTTGTTCACATTCATTTTGCCTGTTTTCAAACATGAAACACCCTCATTTTTGGACAAGTCTTGCCAATATTCTGAAGTTAACTGTGTATTCTCTAAACTGCAGTCCAGGAGACATCCAATAAGTCTTGGAAGGAGGCGCTGTCAACTAGCTACAGCAGTTCGACCAGCGGCAACTGGAGCTGGGATGCCAGTGACCAATCAGTACCCTCCACACCGTCCCCACCACTCACCAATGACACCAACAAGAACTTCCTGCTCTCGTCCCATGGTGATGATGTCAATGAGGATGTCACAGAGAGCACGCACTTCATGTTTGAGGACCCCATACCTCGGAAGCGAAAGGTAAAGATGGATACGTATGTCCTGCTGCAACATGCAGAGTAAAGGACTttacatatttaacatttcatCCCATCATTGGGTGTTTTTGTTCAAATTGTTACTCTTTAAGTTTTAATTTTAAACGTGTTTACTGCTTTTAATACTCCATGGAAAAGCTCATGTAAACCATTTTTGCAAGTCAGCAGCTCACAGTCATTTCGCTTGTCTTCActcatttaattttttgctcTGTGCACTATAGCTTGAGCATAAAACAATGGAATACAATGCACACATTTTTTGTCCACAAAGtccttttttaatattattagaAATATTTGAAACTGATGTTTGACATTAAAAGGTAAAATACAAACTTGACACTGAATAATTTAGACAATTTTTGCCTTCCAGTATTGCCTCTGTGCTGTAAATAACTTTGTTTGACTTGACAGCTCATATTAGGTTTTACGTGTCATATTTGAATCAAATGATGACTTCTAAACAACTAGAGCGctttcaatatttatttatcattttccTCAGTGACAGCTGAGGCCAGACAAATTAATTTTTGGGTTATTCATCCATTGGTCTGCCCCATGCCTTGCTCATGAATACAGATCTCTTAAGTGCTTGAAGGATCTCTTCAAATGTGCCACAAATGTCATATTGAACTCAAGGATGAACTAATTAGATTTTGGCTTGACCATAACTCTACAATCCGTACAATCCATTCACATAAAAGTCTATGGTCAAAAATCATTTCTGGACAGATAAGATTACAAACTATTATTTTATGGATTAGCAGAAGTGTTTCACTGAGGCAGTGTTGCTGGTTGTTAGATACAGTATGTGTGGAAGTGCTTAGGAAAGTGTTGATAAGTTAAAGGCCATGCCTAGCATACAGCCAGAATAATTCAAGGATTTTCATTAAATTCACTTTAAAGGAGTGGCAGGAACATTTTTTCTCAGATTACAGTTGCAGACAAACAATCGCatgtgctttttgtcatttctttaaaGCAACTGGACGAAGAGACTTTGGAAAGCGCCacagaaacattcagaaaatgtgaaaaccaTGCTGTTTAATAGTGTCTGACATGAGGCCAGTTGTTCTCTGCTTGTATGCATGATGGATTATGTTCTCTCTTTTACTTCTCTTCCTCTGATTTTTGTACtaaggaaacaatccagtacagcaaaatgttttcagtgtcaAGCAGCTTTACATCCCTTTTTCAACCCTTTCAGGGGAAGAGGTGGGAAGGTTTTGTAAGAAAGGAGAGGAGGCAGATGGAGGAAGGGTGATGAAGCAGCAGGAAGTAAGGGTTCAAGCGGATGCATTAAAATGAGGGCAGTTGGAGGGTGTAAAGAAGGAAGCAGAATTGATGCTTAAGGTAGCAGCAGGAGAAATGAATCTCAGTATTCCCCTAGCCATGCAGTGACAGAAGAGGGCTCATGCACTGCATATGTGGGGAGTTTGCAATTCAACCTCCATGGAGTGAGGCAGCAGGAAGATTATTGAGCTGACGAATATATGAAACCATGAAGACTCCAAGGACAATGCTGCCAGAAAGTCATGCCATTCTATAGATAAGCAGACAGGAAATTAAAGTAGGATGATGCTCGGAGCAACATAGAAAAAGCAATTGTGTGGGCTAAAAGGTGAACTAACTTGCTGGTTAGCTTTGGGTTGTAATTTGCTGGATACTAACTCTAGAGGTCTGGAACTGTCATATGAGCAGCCACCCCTTGGACTGTATGAGGTCTGATTTTGTACAGGCAGTGAGTTAAGAGGATTATTAAACACCGGCAATCCAGCAGTCTTACTGTAACTTGCTAGGATGCAAGAAAACGCTTAAAAGGAATTAAGTGATTTACGATTGTTTGCTGGATTAATGACTAGCTTTGCTGTGAATTACTATTAGGAGTGGTGTTTTTAAACAGGTATGGTAGAGCACCTGCATATAGACAGGAAACCACACAGCAGTTCTGTGGGAATGTCCGGCACTGAACCACAATTGAAAGGGCCAAGGGGTGGCAGTCAATTAGGCATAGTTAAGAGGAATAGATGTAGCAGAGAGTTAAACACACCATGATAGAAAACCTGTTCTACTCTCACTTTCTTTTTGCTCGGCTTCCGCTCTCTCTCCTGGCCCCCCCTCCCTTTTTCCTTGCCCTTCTTTCTCCAGAGGCTGTTGGAAAGTAATGAAAGTACACACCCACTGGTCTTTCATTAGCAGTGATGCCAGGTCTCTGCCTGGCTCAAGGACAGCTTGCCAGCCCCTGATATGTGAAAAGAGAATGaattgaaataaaacacactccATCTAGCCATCTCCTCGCAGCTTACTTATGAACCTACGAAGCTTATCTTGGTTTTATGTTAAATCAGATTTCAAGAGGCTCAGTTATGATAAGCATTTCCAAATGCTCCTTTTGCTAATCAGCTGTTAAAAAGGGACATAGTTGTTTACTTGTGGTACTGCACACTTGTTTATTTAGTTGCATTTTGTGAGAGGccttaaatttttttgtcaaacagtATGGCTGGTCTTAGCTTTTGCCCTCACATCAAACTATTTTCAGTGCTTTGAAACCTCAACCCATCCCCCAGCATGCACTGACAGCAGGGAAAGATCAAAataatctatttatctattaaTCAGTCTCTCAGTGTAGTTTCATTGTCTCATCTCTGCCCCCTTctttttctgtacttttatttctctttttgctctgtgtgtgtctaaaaAAGTCTCATACTGGGCTGATATTTTTATCAGCCTACTGGTCTTACAGATCTTCTAATGAGCGTAGTTACTTTTGGAGAGTGACGGCCGATGAGATCCACACAGAAGAGCAAGACAAGACATGCAGCATAAACCTGTGTTCCCATGAAATACATAATAATAGCGGTTTTGCCGgagaatgtgttattttttctattcaTTTAGGCTCTCTGACAGCTGATCTTTTTCCATTGTTGAGAAAATGATTAACAAACCGAGTGCAAAAACCAAAGTTAGATGTAATCGTATAAATGGACAGATGTTTACAGCGACtccagttattttatttatttaattgtgaGGTTATCAGTAATTTGTAGGAACATGTAAAGACTGTCCCAGTTAGCAGTCACCtaactgttgttatttttgtggtaaACATCTCTTTCAGAACTCCATGAAGGTAATGTTCAAGTGCTTGTGAAGAACTGTGAAAAAGTCCTCAGCAACCTCCTCAGGGATCCAGCGACACATCCGCACCGTCCACCTGGGGTAGTTGGTCATTATTCAACAGAACAACTGAATGCACGCGGTGCTCAGTACTCGTTCGCAAATTTCAGGGTGCAGCTCTCCAATGAGGACCTTTAGGcaaggtctttttttttgtaattcaaatctttatttaaacacaTGTAGTAACAGCTCAGAGTGGTGCatcatacaaaaatacagaaaaggaaagaaaaaccaGGAGGCCTCCGACATAGGGATACATTTTCTAAAGTTCAGGTAGGTCCTGTCAAAAGGAATTAACAGCAGGGAGGCAGCAAAGCAGataagtagaaaataaaaacaaataatacagtaataaaatatatatatatatatacacacacacacacacacacacatacacatatatatacatacacacatacatatacacagacatatacatacacaaatACATTGTACAGATAAAAAATAATCCGGTAGTAGTAATGACAACaagaataataaaattaaaaaaaaaaaaaaaaggaggtgaCGTAGACAAACATTTCGTCAGGCGGGTCTCACCATCACGGCTCTAGTTAGAAGTGAGATGTTCCATGAAACCTTTAGGCAAGGTCTTTAGTACTGCCCCACCAACCTACCTTgtattgtatctactctcagatgtagctttggataaaagcatctgctgtaaaatgaaaatgaaatttcCATTGTAAAACTGACTATTAACTGCATATTGACGGATCTTACAGATGCTGCAAAATGCTTTGAAAAATGATAttgaaatctgaatatttttactTCACCACCTTTAgtcttcagtgtgttttttttttctttcacactgCCTAGTCGTGTGATCATGCACTTAGCCACAGTTTTGTCTTTGCTAGATACCTACACACACCCACGCACACATGCACTGCCACCAGGCAGAAATATTATCTTTATGAGTCACACTAATGATCTTTACTGTGATGTTATCATTGTTTAAAAGTGGggttattttttgtatattcacatttatttcagAATCAATTTTGTTAACGGGGACATTGATCTAATCGGTCTTTTATTGAAATGCAGACTTTAGTTATTGCTTTGATAAGGACCTTTACATCGTACATGTCATGTTGCAATCTTTTCTCGGCAGCTGCAGGGTGGTATTGGTCAGACATTGTGATTTAACTAGTGTGGTTAGACAAGAAAAGTGACACACATTTCACTTGTCACAGACTGGATGCTGTCCAACTTCCTGCCTTTACATCTGAGTAACTAGGCTATTGTATTACCCTGTCTGCACACAGGTGCTAACAGGCACAGCTGGAATCTCAATCATTTAAACCCACTGAGTACGGAAGAGTTATACATGAAACATCAAGCTTGTATGAGTGAAATGTAATTTAgccaaattgttttttttagctgcatCATAAATATTGTACCTCTAATATTGCTGTTTTTGCATTAGTTTTATCATTTGCTAGTATTACATACCTAATTGCTCAATAATCAAATAATCTTTTGAAAACGTGATACGCATTAATCCAGCCTTTGAAATGGTTCAACCAGAGTGACCAACATTGCAAAGATAAAGGATCTGTCTCATAAGATAAGAGATGAACTTGGACCATTAGACCAAAAATGTTTTAGAAAGAAGTCCACATCCTTGATGTGAAGGCACATAAAAGAGCTTACTTGAATATGCAAGAAAAAATTCAACAGACCTGTATAGCATTGGGAGTCTGTTTTATAGTGTTCAGATGAAATTGGAATTGTTTGTACCCATGGAAACTTGAGCCTGTGAATGCCATGGGATTCATTGAAATACCAGGCAATTAAACAATATTAGGGAGCTTTTACAAATGAGGAACAGGCTGCAATTCCAAAAGAAAGACTTTAAAGcttgtaattaaaaaaacaatattttgtaGCATTCATAAAGGCCAAGGCATTTTGTTATGATTAAATATTAACTTTGGTGATTGGATTATTTTCCTTATAGATTTTCttctgaaagtaaaaaaaaatatgttaaaaataagCTGTACATTATCTTCTCAAAAatcatataaacacatttcaactTTCATTGACTCTTCACTAGAATGTTCGTGTGGTTAAAGCAGTTAAGTATTTTTGATTGCAACTGTGAATtgtcaaataaagacaaattaaTGGTAACATCGCCTAGCTTATTCCAGCAAAACTGTGATATCACAatgtttttgtatgtattgtttttacTGTCTACATATGAATGTGAGAGGTAGCAAATTATATCATATGTGGTCGACTGAGTCAGAAATGAGTCAtattgtggctgttttttttttctcaatgcaGCATGTAAACCTAGGATAATGTGAAAAGACAGTAAATGTTACTGTGTAAATATATTGCCatatttgttattattgtaaatatatagTCAGTAAtcttttattaaaagttaagaCTGAAACAATATTACTCTAAGGACTGTAAGTATACTCTGACTGTTGCTCTCCACAGCTTGTATGTTGGAGTTCCTCTTCAGACAATTGGATTTTATTGCCCCCTGCTGTTGGAAAGTGTGcacaaattactttttttttagtgcCATACTAGGCTGCTCTGCTTAAGCTTATAATGTTAGTGGCACCACTTTTAAAATGCACTATATTTTATGACACTCTGGCTATTACTTCTTCTCAGTATTAATTGTGTAATTAGCAGTTTATCATGCAAATGACTTTGCCCCACAGGCGAAACAGTGACTCGGACTACAGTGATGGAGAGGAGGACTTTACTACTCAGAGATCGAGGTCAACATGGACAGCCTAACGGAGGGTTGTCCAGCCTCACACCCACCTCGCCCACCACGGCTGGTCCTCCGCCCATCTTCCCTCCACCGCTCACCGATGTCCCTCACTCCGAGCACATCAATATGAATGGTTCGCAGAGCCACGCCCCTACACTGCTCAGTCAATCAGCTCCCTCCACACTCTGTCATATCCGCACTGACCATGCCTACCAGGTAATTCACACATGGTGGAGCACGCACAAACTACATGGCGATCCATGAAATAGATGCTTTTGTGGTACCTTTTAAAataagataactcaaaaattatGTTTTCCATCCTATGGAGTCTGCACAGGCAGTTTTTATTGTTAGTGCATTATAAAAAAGGTCAGGGTGAGTTACTGAACTCATACACCAGTGTGGGTTGGAGAACATAACAAGGTCCACATGAGGGATGAAATCAGTgcatattttttagtttttaatttttattttgaagccatAAAGATTTAATTTCTAGAAAAAATATGGTTTTAAATACCTGCTTACAAAACCTAATATAAACTAATTAGACTTACCTCCATCCTGATTTTCTCCGTgcccttcttctttttcttcttctttttttactgtagcaGTTCATGTGCACAGCTCATTATATGTCCTTGGGGATAAAATGAAATGGTTGCAGCTGGAAGAACACATTTGGTATagatataaatatttaaattactcaGTATTGAATCCAGTCCTTTGCAGTGGTTTGAGGTAGTACTGAACTTTCAGTTGCCATGACAAcagaaaatgcacataaaaataGGATGTACAGTATGCATAtgcaaaactgaaacaaatgcTTCTTTGTATTGTACTTTGCGGCAAACACTTCTATTTGATTCTGCTAACTTCATGCTATTACTGCTATTCTTTATCCTCTTAGAAATAGTTCTTTGACATATTCTGCAGAGTATGAGGCTGGGTCATACTAGAGGagttccatccatctatccattctctatacaccgctttatcctcactagggtcgtggggggtgctggagcctatctcagctgactcgggcgaaggcaggggacaccctggacaggtcaccagtctgtcacagggctacatatacagacaatcacactcacattcacacctacaggcaatttagagtaaccaattaacctcagcatatttcggactgtgggaggaagccggagtgccagaaaaaacccacgcatgctcagggagaaacgcaactccatgcagaaagtcCCAGGTGGCGGATtggaaccagagatcttcttgctgcaagcaAAAGTGCTAagcactacaccactgtgcagccccactaCAGGAGTTTCAAGTCTAAAGAGATTTTCATATCAGGTTGCATCACAAATATAAACTATATACAGATATTCCTCTCACTAATGTCAGTCACTCACACACTATGAGATTTGAAATTAGGGGTGCATCACGCACTGAAGGGCGTTATAATATGATCGTGCCAAAAGGAAGCAATCAGGGAGCAGTGTGCCACATCACGCGATCTCAAGGTTAAACAGCTTGCTGATTAAACAACTTGTAACATTAATAATACCTTAGATTGATATTAAATTAAGTGAATGAAAAAATGGTTCAGAGGATGCGGTCAACATGGTTGTTTATCCTTCAATGAGAACTAGAGTTGAGattttgagttgttgttgttgttttgatatCAGTAGCTAATGTTTGGCCTCCAGGGCTATGACGTTTAGCcttgttttacaaccgtgccgTTACTCTGGGTGATAGTGACACCACACTAACATGTGGGATATTAATCGGGACAGTCCCAATGAATCTGCCAGCAGTTCATGAGGTCAAAGACTGAGTCTGTAAACCCCTCAGATTGTCAAAGCATCGTAGGACGAACACTGGGGTCCAACCAAGATCATCAACCAGAGTTTTTCTGTAGTTATTAAGAGGGGTGAAATGAGCACTGGTTGAATACATTTCTCACTGTAACTCTAAAATTTAGCATTTTGGCAATATTTTGTATTGTCACAGGCAGTTTTGCTCTAGATGTATGTTCAGCATTGATTTGAAAGCATATTTCAGATTAAAAATGGGAGAAATGCCTTCCCTACTAATTATTCATTCTATTTCTTCTGTATTCTCTTcttgtctgtttctgtctgcaCATTTCCTGTCCctccttgtttctgttgtgtcctcttcttgTTTCGTGGGGTGGTTGTCCATGTTCCAGGCCACTGCTCCAGTGAGTATCCCAGTGGGTCCTGAGCTGGCTGGGATAGGCAGTGGTAATGGGATCGGGCCTGGAACTGGGACTGGGAATGGCATCAGTGTGCCGTGGCAGTCACCTCCTGTCATTTTAAAGGCGTCCCGGTGAGTGAGGCCTGGTCTCACGGCTGTTTACCTTTATCTtaatttctctgtttctgtttcaacTTGAAGCCATTTGAgctttttgtcactgtttttcACTCTCTTTGCTCTTTACATCATGATGGTTTTATACTGAGAGGTATCAGTGCTTCTTTCTTTGGCACAATTTAAAAATCAAGACCAGGAAGACAAactatatatgtacaacatTCAGTGTTGTTACCCATGTATACTATTTGTGTTGTCTCACATGTAGGAAGAAATAAACTGAATAAGGAGTGTGAATGAATATGTTTAAAGCATTGAGTAGAAAAAGTGTTAATGACTGAAGACAGTTTGCCTTAAATCAGTCTAGGCTCATTGGAGACGGGCCTGAAAGATGAAAGAGTCAGATATTCCATTTCAAAAGCATGTCAGACATCTTTAGCCGCAGAATGTTTccaaactaataaaagaacttACCAGTCAACCACTGcagggacacaaaaaaaacaacccatgATTAGTTTAGACAGTCTTACTCATGACAGGTTAGTCTGTGGTCCATCTGTTGTATGACGACTAtacataaaaatgtacattataGCACAGAACTACATCAGGTATTTACTCTGTTCCAGGAACTAGTTCCACTGTTTCATCATGGACTGTGTTGCAGAAGACTTTAAGACATGTATGCGCTAATGTCTGAACAACGGTCATGCTAAGCCGGATAACATATTTGTGATAAACTTGTGCCTGTCTCATGATGACATACAAAGCTTTCAGAAATTGGACAACACTGTGCAAAGCTCTACAAGGGATTTTGTGGCTTGATAATCATAGATGATAAAGAATTTTCTGCCAGTAAGGTACTGAAATGACAACAATCGCTGGGAAAGAACGACCAATTTTTTGCACAATCAGTtttgttgtgtaatttttttaagttaatgAGTTAAAAAGTATGGtgtattaaaaatgtgaaaagaaataTTATTGAGATATCCACTGCAGGAACGGCTATTTACCTGTCTTCACTTTAAAAATCTATATA
The window above is part of the Acanthochromis polyacanthus isolate Apoly-LR-REF ecotype Palm Island chromosome 6, KAUST_Apoly_ChrSc, whole genome shotgun sequence genome. Proteins encoded here:
- the slc2a4rg gene encoding LOW QUALITY PROTEIN: zinc finger protein 704 (The sequence of the model RefSeq protein was modified relative to this genomic sequence to represent the inferred CDS: inserted 2 bases in 2 codons; substituted 1 base at 1 genomic stop codon) encodes the protein MNMESKYILENSSVGTRVGGAEFNCRAGRSVLRDTRVPTVEKSGSMPAYTHRPVLYKCVMDGGSAAAEVKSERTSPRGSGLSPAGRILHDVEKTGVGDQKDTGFTGILKRASPTHCPGTNGQLPGGFMHLDIRNPGKPAELASNFRAAQGQHVPQTERQPLPSSHIPVPRSRKPSDHADKEVMAATVLTSLSTSSLVLYPSSAPTVQETSNKSWKEALSTSYSSSTSGNWSWDASDQSVPSTPSPPLTNDTNKNFLLSSHGDDVNEDVTESTHFMFEDPIPRKRKNSMKVMFKCLXRTVKKSSATSSGIQRHIRTVHLGRNSDSDYSDGEEDXYYSEIEVNMDSLTEGXSSLTPTSPTTAGPPPIFPPPLTDVPHSEHINMNGSQSHAPTLLSQSAPSTLCHIRTDHAYQATAPVSIPVGPELAGIGSGNGIGPGTGTGNGISVPWQSPPVILKASRAL